In the Candidatus Methanosphaera massiliense genome, ACAATACTATTAATAATCGCAGCATTCATAGAAGCTAACTTAACAATACCTCTTGGAACAACAATATTAGGACTTATATAAAAAAAATAATATCTCCTCTCTTCTTTTTCTTTTAATGACTGTTTAAGATACACTCTTTTTTTTATTATATAATCAGCATTATTTAAAAAAAATAATAAATGAACATTTCTAAATATTAATGTAAGGAATAAAATTTGGAGTTTTAATATTATGGAACTTATTGATATTGGTCTTAATTTAATGCATAAATCTTATAAAAATGATAGAAAAAAAGTTATGGATGATGCCACCGAAAATGGTGTGACAAAAGCTATTATTACCGGAAGCAGTGTACCTTCAAGTATTAGTGCTGCTAATTATGCTACCAACTATCCTGGAGTATTATATTCTACCTGTGGTGTTCATCCTCATGACGCAAAGACTTGTGATGAAAATACTATACCTACTCTTAGAAAACTTGCCTCAAAAGATTGTGTAGTTGCTATCGGTGAATGTGGATTAGATTATAACCGTAATTATTCTCCACAGAATGTTCAGAGAAAATGGTTTGAAGAACAGATTAAACTAGCTGAAGAACTTGACATGCCCCTATTTTTACATGACAGAGAATCTTATGATGATTTTGCTAAAATCCTTAGAAAACATAAAAATGTTACAGACCGCTCTGTAGTTCATTGTTTTACAGGAACTAAATATGAAGCTGAGGATTATCTTGACCTTGGATGTTATATTGGTGTTACCGGATGGATATGTGATGAAAGACGTAACCAAGATTTATTAAAGGCTATTAAAATAATTCCACCAGAAAAATTAATGATTGAAACAGATGCACCATTTTTAATGCCACGTGATTTTGAGAAGAAGCCTAAGAAAAATAGAAATGAACCAAAATATCTTCCACATATATTAAAAAGAATTGCAAAGGAAATGAACATACCATATGAAAAATTAGGAGAAATAGTAACTAATAATACTAAAGAATTCTTTAGAATTTAATCCTTCTCTAACATCCTTCTTTTATATTTTATTACACTTTCTATTAAAATAATTATTATATAAAATACCATACTATTGATGATAATAAACAAAAGACACTTATTAATTCAGGATATCCATTTAACCCTATACTGATACCTAGGATAAATAATACTAAAACTATCATGACTTCTTTTTTATTATAACTGATTTCATTTAATTTCCCACTAATATTTACTAAACATCTGGTTAATATCAGAAATGTTATGTATACTAGAATAAAATTAATACTATATATTAACTGTGAGATTAATGAGTGAAAATTCTCTGAGAGTAATGATGTTATGTAAGGTAATATAATTAACAGTACTAATAATACAGCTGTAATTATAATAACTGAATTATTGATAGTTCTTACCTGTTGAAATATAGTATGATGATTCATCCATAGGGTTATACATATTATAAAACTTATAATATATGGTAAATATAAGAATTTTAGTTTCCATATAGCTGCTAATGATGGCTGTTCTAGTTGAGGTAATTGTATTACTAGTACTGTCATTATGATAACAATAACAGCATCGGATATTACTTCTATTCCATCAGAATTTATTTCTTTTTTTGTAATCATAATCCTTTTCACCATTATTATATATTTTAGTTTATTTTTATATTAATTTTTAAATATAAAAACATTTATATATTAATATATATTGATACATAATCATGTGCAGATAATGATAAAGAAAAAACAATTAAAAATAGTAATAAAAATAATAATACTAATTTAATTTTAGAAAAAACTTTAGAATCTGCAAAAAAATAAAGACTAAAAAAAAATTGTTAACAATAATAATAACAAATTATCCTATTATACTAACTTAGAAAAAGATAGTATAAATTTATTATCAATCAAAAAAGAAATACTCCCCCTATTAGGGAGTATTCTACTTTTTTTAAATTAAAAACTAGTTTTATTAATAAAGAACAATAAACATAAAATAAACTAGAAAAAAAGGTAGGATGTAGGTTTAAATGAATCATGAAGATTTAAAAAAACAAAACATTAAAGAACTGCGAGAACTCGAAAAAACATTACCCTCCAATGAAGAATTTGAAGATTATTCTGATAAATTAAAAGCATTATCAGACCCTACAAGATTAAAAATTCTATACTTATTGG is a window encoding:
- a CDS encoding TatD family hydrolase, which encodes MMELIDIGLNLMHKSYKNDRKKVMDDATENGVTKAIITGSSVPSSISAANYATNYPGVLYSTCGVHPHDAKTCDENTIPTLRKLASKDCVVAIGECGLDYNRNYSPQNVQRKWFEEQIKLAEELDMPLFLHDRESYDDFAKILRKHKNVTDRSVVHCFTGTKYEAEDYLDLGCYIGVTGWICDERRNQDLLKAIKIIPPEKLMIETDAPFLMPRDFEKKPKKNRNEPKYLPHILKRIAKEMNIPYEKLGEIVTNNTKEFFRI
- a CDS encoding TMEM175 family protein — protein: MITKKEINSDGIEVISDAVIVIIMTVLVIQLPQLEQPSLAAIWKLKFLYLPYIISFIICITLWMNHHTIFQQVRTINNSVIIITAVLLVLLIILPYITSLLSENFHSLISQLIYSINFILVYITFLILTRCLVNISGKLNEISYNKKEVMIVLVLFILGISIGLNGYPELISVFCLLSSIVWYFI